One window of Desulfovibrio aminophilus genomic DNA carries:
- a CDS encoding branched-chain amino acid transaminase has protein sequence MVQKSEKIWFDGKLVPWDEANVHVLTHTLHYGAGVFEGIRAYECADGTSAVFRLEEHIVRLLDSAHILNIAVPFDVEELMDACVETLKANKLKAGYLRPLVFIGDGAMGVHPGKNPIRVAIATWPWGAYLGEEALEKGIRVKTSTFARHHVNVMMTKAKVCGNYVNSVLAKTEAVADGYDEALMLDTMGFVSEASGENIFIVRNDQIKTTPLTSVLPGITRDSIITLAREMGYEVSEQIFTRDELYVADEAFFSGTAAEITPIREVDRRVIGEGHAGPVAQLLQREFFKVVKGENQDYAHWLHPYTA, from the coding sequence ATGGTTCAGAAATCCGAGAAGATCTGGTTCGACGGCAAGCTGGTTCCCTGGGACGAGGCCAACGTCCATGTGCTGACCCATACCCTGCATTACGGCGCGGGCGTCTTCGAGGGCATCCGGGCCTACGAGTGCGCCGACGGCACCTCGGCGGTCTTCCGCCTGGAGGAGCACATCGTCCGCCTCCTGGATTCGGCCCACATCCTGAACATCGCCGTGCCCTTCGACGTCGAGGAGCTCATGGACGCCTGCGTGGAGACGCTCAAGGCGAACAAGCTCAAGGCCGGCTACCTCCGCCCCCTGGTCTTCATCGGCGACGGGGCCATGGGCGTGCATCCCGGCAAGAATCCCATCCGCGTGGCCATCGCCACCTGGCCCTGGGGCGCGTACCTGGGCGAGGAGGCCCTGGAGAAGGGCATCCGCGTGAAGACCTCCACCTTCGCCCGGCACCACGTGAACGTCATGATGACCAAGGCCAAGGTCTGCGGCAACTACGTGAACTCCGTGCTGGCCAAGACCGAGGCCGTGGCCGACGGCTACGACGAGGCCCTCATGCTCGACACCATGGGTTTCGTGTCCGAGGCCAGCGGCGAGAACATCTTCATCGTCCGCAACGACCAGATCAAGACCACGCCGCTCACCTCCGTGCTGCCGGGCATCACCCGCGACAGCATCATCACCCTGGCCCGCGAGATGGGCTATGAGGTGAGCGAGCAGATCTTCACCCGCGACGAGCTCTACGTGGCCGACGAGGCGTTCTTCAGCGGCACGGCCGCCGAGATCACCCCCATCCGCGAGGTGGACCGCCGGGTCATCGGCGAGGGTCACGCCGGCCCCGTGGCCCAGCTCCTCCAGCGGGAGTTCTTCAAGGTCGTCAAGGGCGAGAACCAGGACTACGCCCACTGGCTGCACCCCTACACGGCCTAG
- a CDS encoding PilZ domain-containing protein — MELCLNRRNHPRVSLAEVLDVLRQCDLSVTAGGRECDALIEDISPAGACLFMGEDRVPAIGESVFFRGCIFNGLIGFLSSMRGEVRWSRGARCGVVFDEPLELDCMTLSRMVRAESCPGALPGALSEKI, encoded by the coding sequence ATGGAACTGTGTCTGAACCGCCGCAACCACCCGCGCGTCTCCCTGGCCGAGGTCCTGGACGTCCTCCGCCAGTGCGACCTTTCGGTCACCGCCGGGGGCCGCGAGTGCGACGCGCTCATCGAGGACATCTCCCCGGCGGGCGCCTGCCTGTTCATGGGCGAGGACAGGGTCCCCGCCATCGGCGAGTCCGTCTTCTTCCGGGGCTGCATCTTCAACGGCCTGATCGGCTTCCTCTCCAGCATGCGCGGCGAGGTCCGCTGGAGCCGGGGGGCGCGTTGCGGCGTGGTCTTCGACGAGCCGCTGGAACTGGACTGCATGACCCTCTCGCGCATGGTCCGCGCCGAGTCCTGCCCCGGGGCCCTGCCCGGCGCCCTCTCCGAAAAGATCTGA
- a CDS encoding nucleoside deaminase, producing MPKTPDYAAMLQEALVEARLGLAEGGIPIGAALFDASGRLVGRGRNRRVQDDDPSMHAETNAFRNAGRQKSYRDMIMVTTLAPCWYCCGLVKQFKIGAVVLGESRTFKGGIDWLRRQGVKVVDMKNKECEELLGRFIAANPEVWNEDIGE from the coding sequence ATGCCCAAGACCCCGGATTACGCGGCCATGCTGCAGGAGGCATTGGTGGAGGCCCGTCTCGGGCTGGCCGAGGGCGGCATTCCCATCGGCGCGGCCCTCTTCGACGCCTCCGGGCGGCTGGTGGGCCGAGGGCGCAACCGCCGCGTCCAGGACGACGACCCGTCCATGCACGCCGAGACCAACGCCTTTCGCAACGCGGGACGCCAGAAGTCCTACCGGGACATGATCATGGTCACCACCCTGGCCCCGTGCTGGTACTGCTGCGGCCTGGTCAAGCAGTTCAAGATCGGCGCCGTGGTCCTGGGCGAATCCAGGACCTTCAAGGGCGGCATCGACTGGCTGCGGCGTCAGGGGGTGAAGGTGGTGGACATGAAGAACAAGGAATGCGAGGAGTTGCTCGGCCGCTTCATCGCGGCCAACCCCGAGGTCTGGAACGAGGACATCGGGGAGTAA
- a CDS encoding aminotransferase class I/II-fold pyridoxal phosphate-dependent enzyme, with protein sequence MQQHQFARVHRLPPYVFATVNELKMKLRHDGADIVDLGMGNPDLPSPQHVVDKLVEAAQKPINHRYSASKGINGLRMAMANWYRNRFGVELDHNQEVVVTMGAKEGLAHLALVMLAPGDVVLTPDPAYPIHPFAAIIAGADVRRIPIGPGRDFFEDMQLAVRHCWPRPKLLVINFPHNPTTEVCDLAFFQRIVDFAKENGIMVVHDFAYCDFTFDGYKAPSFLQAEGAKDVGVEFFSLTKSYSMAGWRVGFCCGNREMVQALTRIKSYLDYGIFQPIQIAACHALNGPQEYVREIMDEHQDRRDALCEGLARAGWDVPKPKATMFVWAPIPEEFKKLGSVEFSKLLLKEASVAVSPGLGFGEYGDGHVRFALVENRQRINQAVRGIKKFFGK encoded by the coding sequence ATGCAGCAGCATCAGTTCGCCAGGGTTCACCGCCTTCCGCCCTACGTCTTCGCCACGGTCAACGAACTCAAGATGAAGCTCCGCCACGATGGCGCGGACATCGTGGACCTGGGCATGGGCAACCCCGACCTGCCCTCGCCCCAGCACGTGGTGGACAAGCTCGTGGAGGCGGCGCAGAAGCCCATCAACCACCGCTACAGCGCCTCCAAGGGCATCAACGGCCTGCGCATGGCCATGGCCAACTGGTACCGCAACCGCTTCGGCGTCGAGCTGGACCACAACCAGGAAGTGGTCGTGACCATGGGCGCGAAGGAGGGCCTGGCCCACCTGGCCCTGGTCATGCTGGCCCCCGGCGACGTGGTCCTGACCCCGGACCCGGCCTATCCCATCCATCCCTTCGCCGCGATCATCGCCGGCGCGGACGTGCGCCGCATCCCCATCGGCCCGGGCCGCGACTTCTTCGAGGACATGCAGCTGGCCGTGCGCCACTGCTGGCCCCGGCCCAAGCTCCTGGTGATCAACTTCCCGCACAATCCGACCACCGAGGTCTGCGACCTGGCCTTCTTCCAGCGCATCGTTGATTTCGCCAAGGAAAACGGCATCATGGTGGTCCACGACTTCGCCTACTGCGACTTCACCTTCGACGGCTACAAGGCCCCCAGCTTCCTGCAGGCCGAGGGCGCCAAGGACGTGGGCGTGGAGTTCTTCTCCCTGACCAAGAGCTACTCCATGGCCGGATGGCGCGTGGGCTTCTGCTGCGGCAACCGCGAGATGGTCCAGGCCCTGACCCGGATCAAGAGCTACCTGGACTACGGCATCTTCCAGCCGATCCAGATCGCGGCCTGCCACGCCCTGAACGGACCGCAGGAATACGTGCGCGAGATCATGGACGAACACCAGGACCGCCGCGACGCCCTCTGCGAGGGCCTGGCCCGCGCGGGCTGGGACGTGCCCAAGCCCAAGGCCACCATGTTCGTCTGGGCGCCCATCCCCGAGGAGTTCAAGAAGCTCGGCAGCGTGGAATTCTCCAAGCTGCTGCTCAAGGAAGCCAGCGTGGCCGTGTCCCCGGGCCTGGGCTTCGGCGAGTACGGCGACGGGCACGTGCGCTTCGCCCTGGTGGAGAACCGCCAGCGCATCAACCAGGCCGTGCGCGGCATCAAGAAGTTCTTCGGCAAATAG